In a genomic window of Chryseobacterium sp. G0162:
- a CDS encoding adenosine kinase, with amino-acid sequence MRKYLTYILMLGFPLLGAQTKVVEKSTYQEKWTLLDTENAAMAFDADVKLSDAEIALDKKLFQIRKQFLAETEKQHIPLYNRSFNEIKPLIESSELFKVIQTMPKGGLLHTHSGGLANADWLIATARKYKECYVYEQKDNDKFIFGQLGFFENGKVPNGFVNLDQKLNSNPGFEKELYDLLLLKRDNLCSYTDYWIEFEKRFQRINLLLPYRPFFKEYYLKGFQDLAKDKVQHVEIRYVFDELYDFEHGKYPLEKSITDLQDIVKQMHQSNPQFSLKLIYSSFKFLDSDSIEKQLEIAFKLKKQFPDMISGFDLVADEAAGNSINFYQKNWTKLNEITKKIGIEMPLFLHAGESTSIFNKNILDITLLNNQRIGHGLNLIYFPKSMELIKKQNKLVEVSPISNQILGYVSDMRNHPARVLLSNGVQCSINSDDPAVYGYEGLSYDFWMAYVYWELDVKALKKLVFNSINYSSLNKNEKEQAVEALNTQWNDFVQKANQELN; translated from the coding sequence ATGAGAAAATACCTTACCTATATATTAATGTTGGGATTTCCTCTGTTGGGAGCCCAAACTAAAGTGGTTGAAAAATCCACTTATCAGGAAAAATGGACGTTGCTGGATACAGAAAATGCAGCAATGGCCTTTGATGCAGATGTAAAATTATCTGATGCCGAGATCGCTTTGGATAAAAAATTATTCCAGATCAGGAAGCAGTTCCTTGCCGAAACAGAAAAACAGCATATTCCTTTATACAACCGCTCTTTTAATGAAATAAAACCATTAATAGAGTCCAGTGAGCTGTTTAAAGTTATTCAGACAATGCCTAAAGGAGGATTGCTACACACCCATAGTGGTGGTTTGGCCAATGCTGATTGGTTGATAGCAACAGCGAGAAAATATAAAGAATGCTATGTATATGAGCAAAAAGACAATGATAAATTTATTTTCGGTCAGTTGGGGTTCTTTGAAAACGGAAAAGTTCCCAATGGATTTGTTAACCTCGATCAAAAGCTAAATTCAAATCCAGGTTTTGAAAAGGAATTGTATGATCTTCTCCTTTTAAAGAGGGATAATCTTTGCTCTTATACAGATTATTGGATTGAGTTTGAAAAACGTTTCCAACGCATCAACTTGTTATTGCCTTATCGTCCCTTCTTTAAAGAATATTATCTGAAAGGTTTCCAAGACCTTGCAAAAGATAAAGTGCAGCATGTTGAAATAAGATATGTATTTGATGAATTGTATGATTTTGAGCACGGAAAATATCCATTGGAAAAATCCATTACAGATTTACAGGATATTGTAAAGCAAATGCATCAGTCGAACCCTCAGTTCAGTCTGAAGTTGATCTATTCAAGTTTTAAATTTTTAGATTCCGACAGTATTGAAAAACAACTTGAAATCGCATTTAAATTAAAGAAGCAATTTCCGGACATGATTTCCGGCTTTGACCTTGTTGCTGATGAAGCAGCGGGCAACAGCATTAATTTCTACCAGAAAAACTGGACAAAATTAAACGAAATCACAAAAAAAATAGGAATAGAAATGCCTCTGTTCCTTCATGCAGGGGAAAGCACTTCCATTTTCAATAAAAATATACTGGATATTACTTTATTGAACAACCAGAGAATTGGGCATGGTCTTAATCTGATCTACTTCCCGAAATCTATGGAGCTAATTAAAAAACAGAATAAATTAGTGGAAGTAAGTCCGATCAGTAACCAAATCCTTGGATATGTAAGTGATATGAGAAATCATCCGGCAAGAGTTTTACTGAGCAATGGAGTACAATGTTCTATTAATAGCGATGACCCTGCCGTATATGGCTATGAAGGATTAAGTTATGATTTTTGGATGGCCTATGTATATTGGGAATTGGATGTAAAAGCTTTGAAAAAACTGGTTTTCAATTCTATTAATTACTCTTCTTTGAATAAAAATGAGAAAGAGCAAGCGGTAGAAGCCCTGAATACCCAATGGAATGATTTTGTTCAGAAAGCGAATCAGGAGTTGAATTAA
- a CDS encoding sulfite exporter TauE/SafE family protein: MTVLVFTICVLLGSVAAGIIGSLSGLGGGIVVIPLLSIVLGVDIHYAIGAALVSVIATSSGSAAAYVKEGIANMRLGMFLEIATTAGAVAGALISSAAPSSFIAILFGLALIFSAGNSLRKKEEQVVEQSSPLAISLKLPSDYPNNRGEKINYGTKNVVGGFGMMGLAGMLSGMLGIGSGAFKVIAMDTIMKIPFKVSTTTSNFMMGVTALASCVIYIQKGYIVPDICLPVMIGVLLGAIIGSKILMSTDPKKLRTFFAVIIFFLAANMIYSGIKGKI, encoded by the coding sequence ATGACAGTACTAGTATTTACTATTTGTGTATTATTAGGTTCGGTAGCAGCAGGAATTATCGGTTCCTTATCGGGTTTAGGCGGTGGAATTGTAGTTATTCCTTTATTATCGATAGTATTAGGTGTTGATATCCATTACGCCATTGGTGCCGCATTGGTTTCTGTAATTGCTACTTCATCAGGATCTGCTGCAGCCTACGTGAAAGAAGGAATTGCCAATATGCGTTTAGGAATGTTTCTGGAAATTGCAACCACTGCAGGAGCGGTTGCCGGAGCACTTATTTCCAGTGCTGCGCCAAGTTCTTTTATTGCCATACTATTTGGTCTTGCACTTATTTTTTCAGCTGGAAACTCTTTGAGAAAAAAAGAAGAGCAAGTAGTGGAACAGTCCAGCCCGCTAGCAATCTCTTTAAAATTGCCTTCTGATTACCCCAATAATAGAGGAGAAAAAATTAATTATGGTACTAAGAATGTTGTAGGTGGATTTGGAATGATGGGGCTTGCAGGAATGTTATCAGGAATGCTCGGAATTGGATCAGGGGCATTCAAAGTAATTGCTATGGATACTATTATGAAGATTCCTTTTAAAGTTTCAACCACTACGAGCAACTTTATGATGGGAGTTACTGCCTTGGCAAGTTGTGTTATTTATATCCAAAAAGGCTATATAGTTCCTGATATCTGTTTGCCAGTGATGATTGGTGTTCTTTTAGGGGCGATTATCGGCTCCAAAATATTAATGTCAACAGATCCTAAAAAATTAAGAACCTTTTTTGCCGTTATCATCTTCTTTTTAGCGGCAAATATGATCTATAGTGGAATTAAAGGAAAAATTTAA
- a CDS encoding DUF1634 domain-containing protein, whose protein sequence is MEVTDKTIRNLVGNVLKYGVRSVLCIGIIGGGIFLSNHETEKVDYSHFTEKEENIFKVIGDIFSGAVNLDGSSIIYIGILVLFCTPFLRVILSLISFALEKDKLYVGITTVVILIICLSVYFGFGH, encoded by the coding sequence ATGGAAGTCACAGATAAAACAATTAGAAATCTTGTCGGAAATGTCTTGAAGTACGGTGTAAGATCCGTTTTATGTATCGGAATTATCGGGGGTGGGATTTTTCTTTCCAACCATGAGACTGAAAAGGTAGATTATTCTCATTTTACCGAAAAAGAGGAAAATATATTTAAAGTTATAGGCGATATTTTTTCAGGAGCTGTTAATCTTGATGGATCAAGTATTATCTATATTGGCATATTGGTCCTGTTTTGTACCCCGTTTTTAAGAGTAATACTATCTTTAATTAGTTTCGCGTTGGAAAAGGATAAATTATATGTAGGTATCACGACAGTTGTCATATTAATCATTTGTCTTAGTGTATATTTTGGTTTTGGACATTAG
- a CDS encoding cysteine hydrolase family protein yields MEKVKKALLVMDMQSSILSSLPDTAVLISNMAQAIKTAHENQIPVIYIVVGFRQGMPEVSKNNKVFSAIKQQMANVNMQKWMTIHPDLSPQELDVVITKKRFSAFAGSDLEVVLRSHDIEHLVLAGISTSGVVLSTLREAADKDYKLTVIEDCCADGDLEVHQVLMNKVFPRQAEVVSLQQWTL; encoded by the coding sequence ATGGAAAAAGTAAAAAAAGCATTACTGGTTATGGACATGCAGTCATCAATTCTAAGCTCATTACCTGACACAGCAGTATTGATTTCTAATATGGCACAGGCGATTAAAACTGCGCATGAAAACCAAATTCCTGTTATCTATATCGTTGTAGGATTCCGACAGGGAATGCCTGAAGTAAGTAAAAACAACAAAGTTTTCTCAGCAATAAAACAGCAGATGGCTAACGTTAATATGCAGAAGTGGATGACTATTCATCCTGACCTTTCTCCCCAGGAACTGGATGTTGTCATTACTAAAAAACGATTTAGTGCTTTTGCAGGAAGTGATCTGGAAGTTGTGCTCAGAAGTCATGATATAGAACATCTGGTACTGGCAGGAATATCAACCAGCGGCGTGGTCCTCTCCACTTTAAGAGAAGCTGCTGACAAAGATTATAAGCTAACGGTCATAGAAGATTGTTGTGCAGATGGCGATCTGGAGGTTCATCAGGTTTTGATGAATAAGGTATTTCCCAGACAGGCGGAGGTTGTTTCTTTACAGCAATGGACTTTGTAA
- a CDS encoding MFS transporter, with product MKKLSNISTFRAFQSNNYTLYFFGRSVSQFGTWMQRTAVVWVVYSMTHSAFMLGLTIFAEQFPSFLFSALGGVAADRYNRYKIIQITQIASLIQSVLLAVLVMTGHQNVWPILGLSVLLGIINAYDVPARQSLINEVVHDPADLQSALSLTAAMASLAKLLGPALSGIILHQFGAGVCFILNAASFAAVMISISMMKIPKTTPIPNKAKQGVLKELVEGFTYIKRESSIGWIIVMLSITGLFILPYDTLIPVYAKEIFNGDAQTFGYISSFIGAGAVLGTIILASLKETVSMRRILIGSTLVLSVGLIGFSYTTNFMLSMFFAAVTGFGGVAQFTTCNIIVQSEAAPEMRSRVISILLTAIFGMLPLGSLLIGIISEKIGAPKTLLFEGIAGVIIAFAFRNILIKKKKNSPPDQQLLEESEELFINKT from the coding sequence ATGAAGAAATTAAGTAATATCAGTACGTTTAGAGCTTTTCAGAGTAATAATTATACTTTATATTTTTTTGGACGTTCTGTCTCTCAGTTTGGTACATGGATGCAGCGTACAGCGGTGGTTTGGGTGGTTTACAGTATGACCCATTCTGCATTTATGCTGGGGCTGACCATTTTTGCAGAACAGTTCCCTTCCTTTCTATTTTCTGCACTTGGAGGTGTAGCCGCAGACCGTTACAACCGATATAAAATCATTCAGATCACTCAGATTGCTTCCTTGATACAATCAGTTTTATTGGCTGTGTTGGTGATGACAGGCCATCAGAATGTATGGCCTATCTTAGGATTAAGTGTCTTACTTGGGATTATCAATGCTTATGATGTCCCTGCAAGACAATCTTTGATTAATGAAGTGGTACATGATCCGGCAGATCTGCAAAGTGCTCTTTCCTTAACGGCTGCTATGGCTAGTCTTGCAAAACTACTTGGACCAGCGTTATCAGGGATTATTTTACATCAGTTTGGAGCGGGAGTTTGTTTTATCTTAAATGCAGCAAGCTTTGCGGCCGTCATGATTTCTATTTCAATGATGAAAATTCCGAAGACAACACCTATTCCCAATAAAGCAAAACAAGGTGTGCTTAAAGAACTTGTGGAGGGTTTTACCTATATTAAAAGAGAATCTTCTATCGGCTGGATTATCGTCATGCTCAGCATTACAGGATTATTTATTCTTCCTTATGATACGCTTATTCCTGTCTATGCCAAAGAAATTTTCAATGGGGATGCCCAGACATTCGGTTATATATCCAGCTTCATTGGTGCAGGAGCGGTATTGGGAACCATTATTTTAGCTTCTTTAAAGGAAACCGTTTCAATGAGAAGAATATTAATTGGAAGTACTCTTGTGTTAAGTGTTGGACTTATTGGCTTCTCCTACACCACCAATTTCATGCTCTCCATGTTCTTTGCAGCGGTTACCGGTTTTGGCGGTGTTGCTCAGTTTACGACCTGTAATATCATTGTACAATCTGAGGCCGCACCGGAAATGCGTTCCCGAGTGATCAGTATTTTGCTGACTGCGATATTTGGAATGCTGCCGCTAGGAAGCCTGCTGATTGGAATTATTTCTGAAAAAATAGGAGCTCCCAAAACACTACTTTTCGAAGGAATTGCAGGAGTGATTATCGCATTTGCATTTCGAAATATTTTAATTAAAAAGAAGAAAAACAGCCCACCGGATCAACAACTTCTGGAGGAATCTGAAGAACTATTCATCAATAAAACATAA
- a CDS encoding TetR/AcrR family transcriptional regulator produces the protein MFSSIQNEQDQLSEQILTAASELYLKYGFKKVTMDDISKAIGKSRTSIYYYFKNREEVFHAVLNSLVKEVIFEIGNAVDQQETLEEKIRAFCLTKIKTSESKTPFFTAVEAGMNAEEKSRHSQVMEVVHQHLMAGEKIILEKAISKSFHTKEIRPLPSEELDTIIFILQSSIRGIKREMLLKNSFDGLNTTVEVLTAMTFKWLV, from the coding sequence ATGTTTTCATCCATACAAAATGAACAGGATCAACTTTCAGAACAGATACTTACAGCTGCCTCTGAACTTTACCTGAAGTATGGATTCAAAAAAGTAACGATGGATGATATTTCCAAGGCCATCGGAAAAAGCAGAACTTCTATTTATTATTATTTCAAAAACCGTGAAGAGGTCTTCCACGCTGTCTTGAATTCTTTAGTAAAAGAAGTCATTTTCGAAATCGGAAATGCAGTAGATCAACAGGAAACACTGGAAGAAAAAATAAGGGCATTTTGTCTGACAAAGATTAAAACATCTGAAAGCAAGACTCCTTTTTTTACAGCTGTAGAGGCTGGAATGAATGCTGAAGAAAAATCAAGACACTCTCAGGTCATGGAAGTTGTACACCAACATTTGATGGCTGGAGAAAAGATTATTCTTGAAAAAGCCATTTCCAAAAGTTTTCATACAAAAGAAATCCGTCCTTTACCATCAGAGGAACTGGATACTATTATTTTTATTTTACAGAGCAGCATTCGAGGAATTAAACGTGAAATGCTTTTAAAAAATAGTTTTGACGGATTAAATACAACCGTAGAGGTCTTGACTGCTATGACTTTTAAATGGCTCGTATAA
- a CDS encoding NAD-dependent epimerase/dehydratase family protein, whose translation MQTILGANGQIGEELARELKRNFTSEIRIVSRNAKKVNDTDEVFSADLSIREKAIEAVKGSEIAYFTLGLPISSDLWEKQFPLILQNVIDACKINGTKLVFFDNTYMYSQDGRVLNENTVFDPVGRKGRVRRKMAEMVLREIESGELEAVICRAPEFYGPGKTQSITNTLVFNNIKEGKKLKVPLSTSKKRSLIWTPDASRATALIGNTPDAFWQTWHLPVDKSHPTYNEFIRIASGIYGKDLKYSAVPKFIFKIGSLFNKQVKELLELLPRYEHDNIFDDAKFRTRFPEFQVTTYKQGISQIKSEQFSGK comes from the coding sequence ATGCAAACAATATTAGGAGCCAATGGACAGATTGGTGAAGAGCTGGCAAGAGAATTAAAAAGAAACTTTACTTCAGAGATTCGCATTGTCAGCAGAAATGCTAAAAAAGTAAATGATACCGATGAGGTATTTTCGGCGGACTTATCTATTCGTGAGAAGGCTATTGAAGCAGTAAAAGGAAGTGAGATCGCTTACTTTACACTAGGTCTTCCGATAAGTTCAGATCTTTGGGAAAAACAATTTCCATTAATTCTTCAAAATGTAATTGATGCCTGCAAGATTAACGGAACAAAGCTGGTGTTTTTTGATAATACCTATATGTATTCACAAGATGGCCGCGTTTTGAATGAAAATACAGTATTTGATCCAGTGGGAAGAAAAGGACGAGTAAGACGGAAAATGGCGGAAATGGTATTAAGAGAAATAGAATCCGGTGAGCTGGAAGCAGTAATCTGCCGCGCTCCTGAATTTTATGGGCCTGGAAAAACGCAGAGTATTACCAATACATTGGTTTTTAATAATATCAAAGAAGGAAAAAAGCTGAAAGTTCCATTGAGTACAAGTAAAAAAAGAAGTCTGATCTGGACACCAGATGCGAGCCGCGCAACAGCTTTAATTGGAAATACACCGGATGCATTTTGGCAAACCTGGCATTTACCAGTGGATAAAAGCCATCCAACCTATAACGAATTTATCAGAATAGCATCTGGGATTTATGGTAAAGATCTGAAGTATTCAGCTGTACCTAAGTTTATATTTAAGATTGGTTCTTTATTCAATAAACAAGTAAAGGAATTATTGGAGCTGCTTCCAAGATATGAACATGATAATATCTTTGATGATGCAAAGTTTAGAACACGATTTCCTGAATTTCAGGTGACTACTTATAAACAAGGGATCAGCCAGATTAAAAGTGAACAGTTTTCTGGAAAATAA
- a CDS encoding helix-turn-helix domain-containing protein, producing MKTPIKISSINAMHQALGLKKPSNPLISVFSFNDVKLKSETILNAVITDFYAVALKKDCAGGKFKYGQQYYDFDEGIMYFTAPQQVLQFEDVLLNEVEGFVLVVHPDFLQSYPLASKIKDYGFFSYTANEALFLAEKEEKSIMDIIDNISQEIHANMDSFTQDLLVSNLDLLLKYCDRFYNRQFLTRKKVNNDLLSKLETLLDECFKNDKLIIDGIPTVHFVAEKLNLSANYLSDMLRVQTGQTTQQHIQNRLIEKAKELLSTTEMSVSEIAYQLGFEHPQSFHRLFKNRTSFSPLEFRASFN from the coding sequence ATGAAAACACCCATAAAAATTTCATCAATCAATGCAATGCATCAGGCCCTGGGATTGAAAAAACCATCAAATCCATTGATCAGTGTATTTAGTTTTAATGATGTGAAATTAAAATCAGAGACGATTCTCAATGCTGTAATAACAGATTTTTATGCTGTAGCGCTGAAAAAGGATTGTGCCGGTGGAAAATTTAAATATGGACAGCAGTATTATGATTTTGATGAAGGGATTATGTATTTTACCGCTCCACAACAGGTCTTACAATTTGAAGATGTTCTTCTGAATGAAGTGGAAGGTTTTGTATTGGTTGTACATCCTGATTTTCTTCAAAGCTATCCTCTGGCTTCAAAAATTAAGGACTATGGATTTTTCTCCTATACCGCCAATGAAGCTCTGTTTCTTGCTGAGAAAGAAGAAAAATCTATTATGGATATTATTGATAATATAAGCCAGGAGATTCATGCTAATATGGATTCTTTTACACAGGATCTGCTGGTATCGAACCTGGATTTGTTATTAAAATATTGTGATCGCTTTTATAACCGACAGTTTTTAACCCGTAAAAAAGTGAATAATGATCTGCTTTCAAAGCTGGAAACCCTTTTGGATGAATGTTTTAAAAATGATAAGCTGATCATTGATGGAATTCCTACGGTTCACTTTGTTGCGGAAAAACTGAATCTGAGTGCCAATTATCTCAGTGATATGCTTCGGGTGCAGACAGGGCAGACTACGCAACAACATATTCAAAATCGTTTGATTGAAAAAGCTAAAGAACTACTTTCCACAACGGAAATGTCGGTTTCAGAAATTGCTTATCAATTAGGATTTGAGCATCCACAGTCTTTTCACCGTTTATTTAAAAATCGTACCTCTTTTTCACCCTTGGAATTTAGAGCTTCGTTTAACTAA
- a CDS encoding ABC transporter permease, translating to MKILRFILQKEFRQILRDKTILSMMLFAPIMQLIILPMAANFEVKNVNVAFVDQDHSSYSQKLAHKIASSGYFKMAGHPNSYKEGLELIEYGDADLVLEIPSGFERNLVREGSQKVNLSVDAINGTKASLGAAYLLQVLADFNTNLDINIKLPNGQIAPNTKLSVISSNWYNPKAEYKYYMVPGILVLLLTLIGGFITALNIVKEKEIGTIEQINVTPIQKWQFILGKLIPFWVMGITVFTLGLLVMYLFYGIFPKDSLWVLYLFASVYLVALLGFGLLISTFADTQLQAMFIAFFFMMVFMLMSGFFTSIDSMPDWAITVSNFTPVTHFIKVVRLIVLKGSGLADVGTELGYLALFAVVLNSFAIWNYRKTS from the coding sequence GTGAAGATATTACGTTTTATATTACAAAAAGAATTCCGTCAGATTCTGAGGGACAAAACGATCTTGTCTATGATGCTTTTTGCTCCCATTATGCAGCTTATTATTTTACCTATGGCAGCCAATTTTGAGGTAAAAAATGTAAATGTAGCCTTTGTTGACCAGGATCACAGCAGCTATTCTCAAAAGCTGGCTCATAAAATAGCTTCATCAGGATATTTCAAGATGGCAGGTCATCCCAATTCTTACAAAGAAGGCCTGGAATTGATTGAATATGGAGATGCAGATCTGGTGCTGGAAATTCCCTCTGGATTTGAAAGAAATCTTGTTCGGGAAGGAAGTCAGAAAGTCAATCTATCGGTAGATGCTATTAATGGAACAAAAGCATCTCTGGGAGCAGCTTATCTGCTACAGGTTCTGGCAGATTTCAATACGAATCTTGATATTAATATTAAATTACCCAACGGTCAAATTGCCCCCAACACAAAACTGTCTGTCATAAGTTCTAACTGGTACAATCCAAAAGCGGAATACAAATACTATATGGTTCCGGGAATTCTGGTATTATTACTTACATTGATCGGAGGCTTTATCACAGCTTTAAATATTGTAAAGGAAAAAGAGATCGGGACAATTGAACAAATCAACGTAACCCCTATTCAGAAATGGCAATTTATCCTTGGCAAACTCATTCCGTTCTGGGTAATGGGAATCACAGTCTTTACCCTCGGGCTCCTTGTGATGTATCTGTTTTATGGTATTTTCCCAAAAGACAGCTTATGGGTACTTTACCTCTTTGCGTCTGTTTACCTGGTGGCTTTACTTGGCTTCGGACTGTTGATTTCAACGTTTGCAGACACACAGCTTCAGGCGATGTTCATTGCCTTTTTCTTTATGATGGTATTTATGCTGATGAGTGGTTTTTTCACCAGTATAGACAGTATGCCGGACTGGGCAATCACAGTTTCCAATTTCACTCCGGTAACCCATTTTATCAAAGTTGTCCGGTTAATTGTCCTGAAAGGATCTGGATTGGCAGATGTAGGAACAGAACTCGGTTATCTGGCTTTATTTGCTGTAGTTTTAAATAGTTTTGCCATTTGGAATTATAGAAAAACGAGCTAA
- a CDS encoding ABC transporter permease, with amino-acid sequence MKQLLAFIRKEFYHVFRDRRTLLILFGLPIAQIVLFGFALSSEVKNIGLAIQDNAQDVQSEQIISKIESSSYFKIKEPILHYKDIEKRFREGKIKCAVIFPANFGSDLYKAEGAQIQVIADASDPNNATIVTNYLNTIIGNYQQELNPTVKPSYQIVPEIRQLYNEEQNGSLNFIPGVIALIFMIVSTALTSVAVVREKELGTMEILLVSPFKPIMVLIAKAIPYLVLSLIDFIIILLLSVFFLHIEIRGSLVLIFAESILFIITCLSLGLLISNITASQQTAMLISMMGMMMPTMILTGFMFPLENMPKVFQWISHIVPSRYYYSIIKSVMLKGLGFKYVWKETLILAVMATGLLTLALRNFKIRL; translated from the coding sequence ATGAAACAACTATTAGCTTTCATACGCAAAGAATTTTATCATGTATTCCGGGACAGGCGTACCCTGCTGATCCTTTTTGGGTTACCCATTGCTCAGATCGTTCTTTTCGGTTTTGCATTGAGCAGTGAGGTGAAAAATATTGGTCTTGCCATACAGGATAATGCTCAGGATGTACAATCTGAGCAGATTATCTCTAAAATAGAATCCAGTTCTTATTTTAAAATTAAAGAACCTATACTCCATTATAAAGATATCGAAAAACGCTTCAGAGAAGGTAAAATAAAATGTGCTGTTATCTTTCCTGCCAATTTCGGTTCAGATCTGTATAAAGCAGAAGGAGCACAAATTCAGGTTATTGCTGATGCTTCAGATCCTAATAATGCCACCATTGTGACCAATTATCTGAATACCATTATTGGTAATTACCAGCAGGAACTCAATCCTACGGTAAAACCATCTTATCAGATCGTTCCTGAAATACGACAGTTGTATAATGAAGAACAAAATGGTTCTCTCAATTTTATTCCGGGTGTTATTGCCTTGATCTTTATGATTGTCAGTACTGCATTAACCTCTGTAGCAGTAGTACGTGAAAAGGAACTTGGAACCATGGAAATCCTGTTGGTTTCTCCTTTCAAGCCCATCATGGTGCTGATTGCAAAAGCAATTCCTTATTTGGTCTTATCACTCATCGATTTCATTATCATTTTACTGCTTTCTGTATTCTTTCTTCATATAGAAATAAGGGGCAGTCTGGTATTGATCTTCGCAGAAAGCATTCTGTTCATTATCACCTGTCTTTCACTGGGATTATTGATTTCAAATATCACGGCATCACAACAAACCGCTATGCTGATTTCAATGATGGGTATGATGATGCCCACCATGATATTGACAGGTTTTATGTTTCCTCTGGAAAATATGCCGAAGGTCTTTCAATGGATCTCCCATATTGTACCATCGAGATATTATTACAGTATCATTAAATCCGTCATGCTGAAAGGGCTTGGCTTTAAATACGTCTGGAAAGAAACACTTATTCTTGCCGTCATGGCAACAGGCCTGTTAACACTTGCATTAAGAAACTTTAAAATCCGGTTATAG
- a CDS encoding ABC transporter ATP-binding protein → MENKAIVCKNLTKKFGDFNAVDEITFDVSQGEIFGFLGANGAGKTTAMRILCGLSYPTSGEASVAGYDVYKQQEQIKKNIGYMSQKFSLYDNLTILENIEFYGGVYGVSRPEIKTRSNELITTLGLEKEAKKLVGELPLGWKQKLAFSVAIFHRPKIVFLDEPTGGVDPVTRRQFWDMIYEAAGNGITVFVTTHYMDEAEYCNRISVMVDGRVEALDSPSSLKKQFNTDTMDDVFYQLARGAKRKSD, encoded by the coding sequence ATGGAAAATAAAGCAATTGTCTGTAAAAATTTAACCAAGAAATTTGGGGATTTCAATGCGGTTGACGAAATTACCTTTGATGTGAGTCAGGGGGAAATTTTCGGGTTTCTGGGAGCTAACGGAGCTGGAAAAACTACTGCTATGCGAATTCTTTGCGGACTTTCCTATCCTACTTCAGGAGAAGCTTCCGTGGCGGGCTATGATGTGTATAAACAACAGGAGCAGATTAAAAAAAACATAGGCTATATGAGCCAGAAGTTTTCCCTGTATGATAATCTTACCATATTGGAAAACATTGAGTTTTATGGCGGTGTATATGGTGTTTCAAGACCGGAAATAAAAACACGCAGTAACGAACTGATTACTACACTGGGGCTTGAAAAAGAAGCCAAAAAATTAGTCGGTGAACTGCCTTTGGGATGGAAGCAGAAACTGGCTTTCTCAGTTGCTATTTTCCATCGTCCTAAAATTGTTTTCTTAGATGAACCCACCGGAGGTGTTGATCCCGTAACCAGACGGCAGTTTTGGGATATGATCTATGAGGCTGCAGGAAATGGAATCACTGTTTTTGTAACGACACACTATATGGATGAAGCAGAATATTGTAACCGCATCAGTGTAATGGTGGATGGCCGTGTAGAAGCATTAGACAGTCCTTCTAGTCTGAAAAAACAGTTCAATACTGATACTATGGATGATGTTTTTTATCAACTGGCAAGAGGAGCAAAAAGAAAATCAGATTAA